The Lysobacter oculi genomic sequence AGGCCATCATTGGCCTGCCGACCGACATGTTCTACAACACCGGCATCGCCACCTATGTCTGGATCGTCAGCAACAAGAAGCCGGCAGACCGCCGTGGCCAGGTGCAGCTGATTGACGCCAGTGGCTTCTGGCGCAAGATGCGCAAGAGCCTGGGCAGCAAGCGCAAGGAAATGGGCGAGGACGACATCGCCACCGTCACACGGCTGTTCGGTGACTTCACCGAGGCCGAGCGCGTCACCGTGCTGGATGCTGCAGGCAACACAGTCGAAAAGCGCATCGTCACAGGCACCGACAACCTGCCGGTACCGCCGGAAGGTGGCAAGCTCAAGCGCGTGCCGATCTCTCGCATCTTCGACAATGAGGCCTTCGGCTATACCACCATCACAGTGGAACGACCGCTGCGCGACGAAGCCGGCAACGTGGTTACGTTCGAAAAGGGCAAGCAGAAGGGCAAGCCGCAGCCCGACAGCAGCCTGCGCGACACTGAAAACGTGCCGCTGGGCGAGGACATCCAGGCCTACTTCCAGCGCGAGGTGCTGCCGCATGCACCGGATGCGTGGATCGACGACAGCAAGACCAAGGTCGGCTACGAGATTCCGTTCAACCGGCACTTCTACGTGTTCGAGCCGCCGCGTCCGCTGGAGGAGATCGACGCCGAGCTGAAGCAGGTGGCCGGCAACATCATGCGGATGCTGGGGGAGCTGGCGGAATGAGTCTGCCGAGGTATCCGGAGTACCGGGACAGCAGAGTGCCTTGGCTGGGAGAGTTGCCCGCGCATTGGGGGGTGTCTCCAATGAAGCGACTCCTCGATATTCAGAACGGCGCGGACTACAAGCACATCGAAGCGGAGGACGGCTATCCCGTACTTGGATCAGGTGGACAGTTCACGTTCGCCACTGATTACATCTACGACGGCGAGTCGGTGCTGCTCGGGAGAAAGGGAACGATCGACCGGCCGCTGCATGTCAAAGGCAGGTTTTGGACCGTCGACACTATGTACTGGAGCCGAATCCGACCGGATGTGTGCGGACGCTTCTGTTACTACGCAGCCACGACGATTCCCTTTGGCCTTTATTCGACCAACACCGCGCTGCCAAGCATGACAAAGGCCGCGCTAGATGCGCACTTCCTGGCCTCCCCGCCCTTGGAGGAACAACGTTCGATTGCCAACTTACTCGACCGCGAAACCGCCAAGATCGATGCGCTGATCGCCGAGCAGGAGAAGCTGCTGGCGCTGCTGGCCGAAAAGCGCCAGGCCGCCATCTCCCACGCCGTAACCCGCGGCCTCGACCCCAACGCCCCGATGAAGGACTCCGGCATTGCGTGGTTGGGGGAGGTGCCGGCGCATTGGGAAATAACAAGACTCGGCGTCATTCTTGATGCAATCGGCGATGTTGACCATTTCATGCCGGCGTCAGTCGAGCAGGGTGTTCCTTACCTGATGACGGGTGACTTGAAGGAATTTGTTAGCGAAGTGAGCCTCGAAGGCTGCAAGCAGGTTAGCGATGAAGACTACTTGGCGCTCTCTAGAAAGATTAAGAGTTCAAAGGGAGATGTAATCATGGCGCGCTATGCGACCATCGGGACATCCATGTATGTCGACGTCGACACGGATTTTCTGGTGTCTTACTCGTGCGTCACGCTCAAGGCAAATCATTCCAAGGTATCAGGCTTGTATCTGTTTCAGTACATGAGGTCAGATGCGTTTCGTCAGGCTGTAGAAGGTCAAGTAAATACAAACACGCAGGGAAATGTCGGCATCAATCATTTGAAGAACATAAGCGTTGTGCTGCCGCCCATTACCGAACAAGCAGGAATTGCCGCCTTCGTCGGCTCTGAAACGGCAACAATCGATGAAATGAAGGCCGAAGCCGAGCGTGCAATCACTCTCCTAAGAGAACGTCGCTCCGCCCTGATCGCCGCCGCCGTCACCGGCAAGATCGACGTGCGAGGCGCAGTGGAGAGGGAGGCGTCGTGACCGACCCCTGGCTCCGCGATGTCCCCGCGGTGTTCCACGCACTGGCCGATCCCCGGCTGGAAAGCGCGATCCCGCAGCCGACAACCGGACCATTCGACCAGGCCTGCGCCCACTGGGGCGCACTGCACTACACGCTGTCCAGCCTGCTGGGTTGGGTCGATGTCGGTTGTGGACTGGCCTGGTGGTACGCCGCCGGCAAGCCGGTGGACGATTCGCCCCTACTGGCACTGGTGCAGCGGGTGTGGGGCGCCGATGACCTCATCGACTACTACGCAGCGTGGGCATGGCTACCCGAGGGCGTTGGCTACGAGTTTCCGCAGAGCGTCAGTCCATTTGACGGGCCGTCTCCCATGTGGCTTGGCCGCCATTCCCGTTGGAAAAATGAGGAGTGGTGGCGCGGCTTCGCCCGGCGTGGCCAAGTCCACCACCACGATCCCTTCTACGGCGGCAGCGATCCGCTGCATCTGGCAGCACATGCCGGCCCACCCACGGTCGAGCCGTCGGCGAACCCGCTGGTACACCTGGTCCCGCATCAACGTCGCGCCGTGCTGGTCACGGAGGGGCTGGACCACTGGCTGGCCGACCTGCATGCACTGGAAGCAAGCTTGCCACCGCAGGGCGAGCGATCGTGGCGGGTGGAGATCTTCGATCGTTGCGTGGGTTATCTGGGCGAGTATCGCCGCAGCCGCGTGACGGGGCACTGGTTCTTGGGCAAGCATTCCGTCCATATGGGGGGACATCCGGGACATGAGTGATATCCAGTTGTTCCGCCTGAGTGAAGGACTGGCAATTGAGCTGCCCGGCCGCGCAGTGGCCGTGGAGCGCCAGTTGCAGGCGCTGATTGAGTCACAGATGCCGGCATTCCTCGGGGTCCGCTTCCTGGCCACCGAGCACGCGACAGGCAAGACCCACAAGGGGCGCATCGACTCGCTGGGGCTGGACGAGAACGGCTGCCCTGTCATCGTCGAGTACAAGCGCCACAGCAACGAAAACGTCATCAACCAGGGCCTGTTCTATCTGGACTGGCTGCTGGACCATCAGGCCGAGTTCCGCTGGCTGGTCATGGAGCGTCTGGGCAAGGACGTAGCCGACGCCATCGACTGGACCGGTACGCGCCTGTTGTGCATCGCGGCCGATTTCACCCGCTACGACCAGCATGCCGTCCAGCAGATTCCCCGCAACATCGAGCTGATCCGCTACAAGCTGTTCGGCGATGACCTGTTGCTGCTGGAGCTGGTCAATGCGGTCAGCGTGAGCGACGCCACGGCCGGAAAGACCCAAGCGACTGGAGCCACAACCGGAACGCCTAAGATCAGTGGTAAGGATAAGACGGCCGCGGAACAGCTTGCGCAGGCGCAGCCGGAGATCCGACAGCTCTACGAAACCCTTGCCAGCTATCTCAATGCGCTGGGCGATGACGTGCAGGAAAAGCACTTGAAGCTTTACACGGCGTTTCGGCGGCTGAAGAACTTCGCCTGCGTCATTCCCTACCGGGACAAGCTCTTGGTGATGCTGAAGGTGGATCCAGACACGGTTACGCTGGAGGACGGGTTCAGCCGAGATACCCGCAACATCGGCACATGGGGGACGGGTGATCTGGAACTGACGCTCCGCACCCAAGCGGACATGGACAAGGCCAAACCGCTGCTGGATCGCAGCTACCAGGAAGGTTGAGCCTGGGCATCAGGGGGAAACAATGAATTTGCATCAGGAGCATCACTTCGAACGCGAGATTTGCGAGCAGCTGGCGGCCCAGGGCTGGCTGTACGGCGAAGGCGATGCCGCCCACTACCACCGCCAATCCGGCTTGTTCCTGCCCGACCTTCTAGCGTGGATCGAGGCGACTCAGCCGGACAGCTGGCAGCGACTCCAGAAGACCCACGGCCCTCAGCTGGCCGAACGATTGGCAGAACGGATTCGCAAGAACCTCGACGAGCGCGGCACGCTGGATGTGCTGCGCCGAGGTGTCGAGATGCTCGGGCTGAAGCAGCCGCTTTCGCTGGTCCAGTTCAAGCCGGCGTTGGCCATGAACCCCGTGACCCAGCAGCACTACGCGGCCAATCGTCTCCGCGTGGTGCGGCAGGTCAAACACTCGCCCAATCGCCCCAACGATTGCCTGGATCTGGTGCTGTTCGTCAACGGCGTTGCAGTGGCAACGGCCGAGCTGAAGTCGGAGTTCACCCAGAGCGTGGGCGATGCTGTGGACCAGTACCGGTTCGACCGGCATCCGCACCCCAAGGGCGGGCTGAGCGAGCCGCTGCTGGCCTTCCCCGGTGGCGCACTGGTGCACTTTGCGGTCAGCCAGGCCGAGGTAATGATGACCACGCGGCTGGCCGGAGAGCAGACCCGGTTCCTGCCGTTCAACCGCGGCAACGAAGGTGGCGCGGGCAATGCCCCCGATCCGGAAGGGTTTGCCACT encodes the following:
- a CDS encoding restriction endonuclease subunit S, with product MKRLLDIQNGADYKHIEAEDGYPVLGSGGQFTFATDYIYDGESVLLGRKGTIDRPLHVKGRFWTVDTMYWSRIRPDVCGRFCYYAATTIPFGLYSTNTALPSMTKAALDAHFLASPPLEEQRSIANLLDRETAKIDALIAEQEKLLALLAEKRQAAISHAVTRGLDPNAPMKDSGIAWLGEVPAHWEITRLGVILDAIGDVDHFMPASVEQGVPYLMTGDLKEFVSEVSLEGCKQVSDEDYLALSRKIKSSKGDVIMARYATIGTSMYVDVDTDFLVSYSCVTLKANHSKVSGLYLFQYMRSDAFRQAVEGQVNTNTQGNVGINHLKNISVVLPPITEQAGIAAFVGSETATIDEMKAEAERAITLLRERRSALIAAAVTGKIDVRGAVEREAS
- a CDS encoding DUF5655 domain-containing protein, translating into MSDIQLFRLSEGLAIELPGRAVAVERQLQALIESQMPAFLGVRFLATEHATGKTHKGRIDSLGLDENGCPVIVEYKRHSNENVINQGLFYLDWLLDHQAEFRWLVMERLGKDVADAIDWTGTRLLCIAADFTRYDQHAVQQIPRNIELIRYKLFGDDLLLLELVNAVSVSDATAGKTQATGATTGTPKISGKDKTAAEQLAQAQPEIRQLYETLASYLNALGDDVQEKHLKLYTAFRRLKNFACVIPYRDKLLVMLKVDPDTVTLEDGFSRDTRNIGTWGTGDLELTLRTQADMDKAKPLLDRSYQEG